From the uncultured Methanomethylovorans sp. genome, the window TGACATGCAGCATCTTGCGAAACTGGGATATGTCGAAAAGCTCGAAAGAGGCAGGAGCTTCATGTATAAATATAAAGGAATTACACAGGTGTCCTGAATACCAATAAGTACCAATATCTACCAAATTGGTAGTAACTCTTTTTTCATGCCTTGAAACAGGTAACCTCCTTTATCACACGCTTAAGAACAGCAGGCTTAAATATCCAAAATATGAATTTCTTTAGAGTATAACCACAGTTCTTAATTGAACAACGATCATGGATATTTGCATGGAGCTGCTGCCACATGAGCGAAAATGAACTCGAACGACTCTGTATAACATGTTTCCAGGAAACCGGCTGGGACTACCAGTACGGTCTTGATATACGCTTATGACGGCATAAGCCCGCAGCGGCAGGATTACCGGCAGGTCATCCTGCCAGATCGTCTACTGAATGCGCTGAATCGCCTGAATCCAAAAGTACCTGCTCAAATACTGGAAGACGTACTGCACACTTTGAGCAAGCCTCAACATCTATCTCTCATAAAGAACAACCGTGCTTTCCATGAAATGCTGCTGGAAGGAGTGCCTGTGGAGTATGAAATAGATGGGCAGATGCGAGGGGACCAAATCCTCTTCCTTGATGATCCTGTGGATCTTTAGGATAGCCTCATCGATCTACTTGCCCTTTCTTGATACCACGGTTTTGGAAGTTTTTTAGTGTCTCAGCGTACTTTTTCAACATCTGTACGTTATCTGCTGACGTGTATTCCATAAACTTATTAAAAGTCGTGTCCAGCCTTACTTCGAAATTATGGAAGTCTGATTCTGTTTTTTCTGTCATGTTTCCCACACCTCCTATACACTCTCAAAGTATTGAATAAAACTCGACAACAAAATGAGAATCTCAGTAACTATGCCAAAATGATAAAACAGCAAGTCAATGTGCCTATAATCCTTGTAGGGGTATCAGATCGAAGCAAGTAATGAAAATGCTGCTTAAGGAAGGTTATGCTGATATGATTTCCCTGTGCAGACCACTGATATGCGAACCTTACTTGGTGACAAAGCTGAAAAAAGGAGAATCATAGATCACAAAATGTGTTTCTTGTAACCTGTGTTCTGATGAAAGTGGGAT encodes:
- a CDS encoding type I restriction endonuclease yields the protein MIYAYDGISPQRQDYRQVILPDRLLNALNRLNPKVPAQILEDVLHTLSKPQHLSLIKNNRAFHEMLLEGVPVEYEIDGQMRGDQILFLDDPVDL